A stretch of DNA from Carassius auratus strain Wakin chromosome 44, ASM336829v1, whole genome shotgun sequence:
TCCTGTCGCAGCGGCTCGTGCTCCACACACGTCACGGATCTGAGCACACGCACACAGTAGCGCAGCTGAGCCCTCCTCCCGCCCCGCCCACTGCTGCCATGGAGACCGTGACCCCGCCCACTGGAGGAGTCTGACAGACAGGCATGAAGATCATCTTTCTGGTTAGTGCTGATCagaactttttacatttattacttcACTCCATTAAAAACCAAGTAGTTTTACTCGAGTGAAATTAACGTTTACACATTATCTGACTCCAGTGTTGGTTTGTGCACAGATGGAAACTGGACTGAATCTGGAGCAGTATCTGCATCTTTAATGAGGTCCATTAAgatcctgcagtgtgtgtgtgtgtgtgtgtgtgcgagtgagtgtgtctgtctgtgtgtgtgtgtgtgtgtgtgtgtgtgtgtgtgtgtgtgagtgtgtgtgtgtgtgtgtgtgagtgtgtgtgtctgtctgtgtgtgtgtccgtgtgtgtgtctgtgtgtgtgtccgtgtgtgtgtgtgtgtgtgtgtgtctgtctgtgtgtgtgtgtgtccgtgtgtgtgtgtgtgtgtgtgtgtgtgagtgtgtgtccgtgtgtgtgtgtgtgtgtgtgtgtgtgtgtgtgtgtgtccgtgtgtgtccgtgtgtgtgtgtgtgtgtgtgtgtccgtgagcgtgagtgtgtgtgtgtgtgtctgtccgtgtgtgtgtgtgtgtgtgtgtgtgtgtgtgtccgtgtgtgtgtgcgtgtgtccgtgtgtgtgtgtgtgtaccgtgcTGCAGGCAGCAGTCGATCAGCAGTAGCAGGCAGGTGTTGGCCTGACACGTCATGTATTCCTCCAGCATCAGAGGAGCCAGAGAGCTCAGTGTGGACAGAGCCTGCAGCTGTAGCTCCTCCTGCTGGCTGGAGGTCCATCTGCGTCTGTGTCTGCCGCTGCGCTCCGCAGACGAGCTCGGCTTCACCAGCAGCATCAGAGCCAGCATCACACGGCCCTCTCTGAACAGCtgctcacacagaacacacagcACCTGCTCATTACTCTCCATACCGCAAACACACTTCATAATGaacaaaaacatatacagtatatttgctAGAATATACAGAATACATGTAGATATATTTTCTACCAGTgtattttttggccatttttttattttttgaaaatatatatcttttttaattacttaataaaaatgCCTAATGCCTTCGTTGATTTCAATCCAGGAGAATACATTCACATATGTCACATTCGTTGTGTAAACATATAACACATAtgaataaaaatcacacacacattcgcacacacacacctttgtttttgtgtaaagtgtgttcatcccataggtgtaatggtttttattctgtacaaactgtatattctatgtcccttcaccaaccctacacctaaccctaaccctcacaggaaactttgtgcatttttactttctcaaaaaaactcattctgtatgatttataagtgttttgaaaaatggggacatgggttatgtcctcataagtcaccctctccttgtaatacctgtgtcatacccatgtcattatacagagttgtgtcctgatatgacacacacacacacacacacagtatttctCGTGTTCGAGTCGTCTCACCTGCAGTGCAGACAGATCTCTTGACAGCACCACCATGATGTTCAGCAGGAGCTTCTTCATCTCAAAGTCCTCCTGGTTGAAGGACAGCTTCAGGTTTCTCACCAGAGGATTGTGGCTCTTCACTGAGAAACACAGGTGTGTGAGGAATGTTCTGGCCACTGTCATGAACACTTGTTAAATCACTCACACTTACGCTCAGGAAACGTGAGGAACGGCGTGAGATGCTTGAGGAAGCCGCtctcctgaaacacacagacacacagagctgcTGCGAGCTGCAGAGGAAGAGTCATGaggatgatggtgatgaagaCTCACGATCAGAGGAGCGCCGGGATTCTCCGCGATCAGAGACAGCAGCACCAGCAGGTCGTTCCTCAGCTGACGCTCATGATGACGGAAACCCTTCAGGAGCAGATGGAGAAACGCATCCTTCAGAGATCTGCAGCACAGAAGAAGTTCAGAGGTCATGCTCATGTTCAGCTCACACaaaaaagtttttgcattattttatattttgaaagccCACATTTCCCATTAATGTCATGCGCAGAACTAACAGTTTTAATTAATGCTGCTAATAAATCATTGCATTGTGACAGCtgtctatttaatatttttcctgTTCTTCAGATTGAGCGAGTGGTTTATACCCTAATGTTGGAGcaggatttttattatttgatgttcaagtttttatttagtaaatattgTATTTTCACTGCTGTATGCAGAATATATTGGGTCCAGTAATATAACGGTGATACGGTGAGTGAATTCAGTTTTTTGTAAGAGTTTGTTGAATTAATACTGTTTGTAAGTTTGTAAGAACTAAAGTTAATAATTTCTGTAAattgatgaaaataaaatttttgtattTGTGCATGAATTAAGAAAAATGGTTGTGGAAATTTTTTTGTTATgactgttgtatttatttatttattacccttTTTTTCTAGTGCAATTCAACTGttgttattaaaattgtaaagGATTAAAAGGTAAATAATTCTTCAGTTATATCTGTTGTGATTTTGGttttatgcttattttttttctgaaatgcaataTAATGAACTGAACTGAGGTAGAATAGAAAAAGTTTTTAACATATGtcttgttgcttaaaaaaaacggTATTATCAGTCTTTTATTTCCTGTGTGTTCAGGTTTATGAACATTTCTAGTGAGGCTTGATCAGCATAACTTCATGATGAATTCAGCTGATGGTGTGGGATCTGACTCACGCGATGCAGTCGCTGCTGCTGAGCTGTGAGGTCACTTCCTGTCGAGAGCCGTTCTCCAGCAGGTTCCACAGGATCTCGGAGGatctgaagagcagttctccggaCGGATCTCCTTCACTCATGTGGAAACAGATCTTCTGTGCGGCCTGAGCTCTCAGCATCAGCTTACAGTTGACTTCTGTCAGAAACACATGACAGGTTCAGAGCAGAGCCATGACACACGCTGAGAGCAAGTGGAGGCTCTGATTGGTCACCTGATGTTCTGGACAGGATCTGCAGCGTCTGCAGGAGACAGAGTTTGACCGGCAGCTGCTCCTCCGTTAGAGCCAGAGACATGACCAGCGTCTCAGAAACACCACTGCGCTCCAGCATCAGAGCCCTGTAGTCAGCACGTGTGGaacacacacctgaaacacaaacacatcagtacacacacacacaggatcaatACAGCCATTCACGTCTGAAGAGCTCGGTGACATCTCTCACCATCAGAGCTGTGTTGGTGTTTGTCACGGCTGTAGAAGGCGCTCACAGACAAACAGATCTGACGTCGTACCTCCGGCAGCGGGATCCTCATCAGAAAACCTGTCATaacacactcattatagagagaagaaaacctgtcgtgacacactcattatagagagaagaaaacctgtcataacacactcattatagagagaagaaaacctgtcgtgacacactcattatagagagaagagaagaaaacctgtcgtgacacactcattatagagagaagaaaacctgtcgtgacacactcattatagagagaagaaaacctgtcataacacactcattatagagagaagaaaaccggtcgtgacacactcattatagagagaagaaaacctgtagtgacacactcattatagagagaagagaagaaaacctgtcgtgacacactcattatagagagaagaaaacctgtcgtgacacactcattatagagagaagaaaacctgtcataacacactcattatagagagaagaaaaccggtcgtgacacactcattatagagagaagaaaacctgtagtgacacactcattatagagagaagagaagaaaacctgtcgtgacacactcattatagagagaagagaagaaaaccggtagtgacacactcattatagagagaagagaagaaaacctgtcgtgacacactcattatagagagaagagaagaaaacctgtcgtgacacactcattatagagagaagagaagaaaacctgtagtgacacactcattatagagagaagagaagaaaacctgtcgtgacacactcattatagagagaagagaagaaaacctgtcgtgacacactcattatagacagaagaaaacctgtcgtgacacactcattatagagagaagagaagaaaacctgtcgtgacacactcattatagagagaagagaagaaaaccggtagtgacacactcattatagagagaagagaagaaaacctgtcgtgacacactcattatagagagaagagaagaaaacctgtcgtgacacactcattatagagagaagagaagaaaacctgtcgtgacacactcattatagagagaagagaagaaaaccggtagtgacacactcattatagagagaagagaagaaaacctgtcgtgacacactcattatagagagaagaaaacctgttgtgacacactcattatagagagaagaaaacctgtcgtgacacactcattatagagagaagaaaacctgtcgtgacacactcattatagagagaagaaaacctgtcgtgacacactcattatagagagaagaaaacctgtcgtgacacactcattatagacagaagaaaacctgtcgtgacacactcattatagagagaagaaaaccggtggtgacacactcattatagagagaagaaaacctttcgtgacacactcattatagagagaagaaaacctgtcgtgacacactcattatagagagaagaaaaccggtggtgacacactcattatagagagaagaaaacctgtcgtgacacactcattatagacagaagaaaacctgtcgtgacacactcattatagagagaagaaaacctgtcgtgacacactcattatagagagaagaaaaccggtcgtgacacactcattatagagagaagaaaacctgtcgtgacacactcattatagagagaagaaaacctgtcgtgacacactcattatagacagaagaaaacctgtcgtgacacactcattatagagagaagaaaacctgtcgtgacacactcattatagagagaagaaaacctgtcgtgacacactcattatagagagaagaaaacctgtcgtgacacactcattatagagagaagaaaacctgtcgtgacacactcattatagagagaagaaaaccggtcgtgacacactcattatagagagaagaaaacctgtcgtgacacactcattatagacagaagaaaacctgtcgtgacacactcattatagacagaagaaaacctgtcgtgacacactcattatagagagaagaaaacctgtcgtgacacactcattatagagagaagaaaacctgtcgtgacacactcattatagagagaagaaaacctgtcgtgacacactcattatagagagaagaaaacctgtcgtgacacactcattatagagagaagaaaacctgtcgtgacacactcattatagagagaagaaaaccggtcgtgacacactcattatagagagaagaaaaccggtcgtgacacactcattatagagagaagaaaacctgtcgtgacacactcattatagacAGAAGAAAACCGgtcgtgacacactcattatagagagaagaaaaccggtcgtgacacactcattatagagagaagaaaacctgtcgtgacacactcattatagagagaagaaaaccggtcgtgacacactcattatagagagaagaaaacctgtcgtgacacactcattatagagagaagaaaaccggtcgtgacacactcattatagacAGAAGAAAACCGgtcgtgacacactcattatagacagaagaaaacctgtcgtgacacactcattatagacagaagaaaacctgtcgtgacacactcattatagacAGAAGAAAACCGgtcgtgacacactcattatagagagaagaaaaccggtcgtgacacactcattatagagagaagaaaacctgtcgtgacacactcattatagagagaagaaaaccggtggtgacacactcattatagagagaagaaaacctgtcgtgacacactcattatagagagaagaaaacctgtcgtgacacactcattatagacAGAAGAAAACCGgtcgtgacacactcattatagagagaagaaaaccggtcgtgacacactcattatagacAGAAGAAAACCGgtcgtgacacactcattatagacagaagaaaacctgtcgtgacacactcattatagagagaagaaaacctgtcgtgacacactcattatagacagaagaaaacctgtcgtgacacactcattatagacagaagaaaacctgtcgtgacacactcattatagagagaagaaaacctgtcgtgacacactcattatagagagaagaaaaccggtcgtgacacactcattatagagagaagaaaacctgtcgtgacacactcattatagacagaagaaaacctgtcgtgacacactcattatagacagaagaaaacctgtcgtgacacactcattatagagagaagaaaacctgtcgtgacacactcattatagagagaagaaaaccggtcgtgacacactcattatagagagaagaaaacctgtcgtgacacactcattatagacAGAAGAAAACCGgtcgtgacacactcattatagagagaagaaaacctgtcgtgacacactcattatagacAGAAGAAAACCGgtcgtgacacactcattatagagagaagaaaacctgtcgtgacacactcattatagacAGAAGAAAACCGgtcgtgacacactcattatagagagaagaaaacctgtcgtgacacactcattatagacagaagaaaacctgtcgtgacacactcattatagagagaaTACACTCATCCAGCTGGAGAGAGGACATGTGTACACAAATGCCAGAATTCACTCAGAAATCTATAAATACACTCAATTTAGCTTAAGCTGCAATCAAATTTCACCACTAAAGAGAAATTAGAATTTGCATGTCTGTTTGAGCACATTTAACACCAAATTACCGTTAATTCCAAATTAACTTacttttgtaaagtaaaaatattttcccCCCTGTGTGATTCTTGTTAGATTCTAATTTCTCAATAACGTTTTTtctaagaagtctcttctgcttacagAGGCCTCATTTATTGGTCAAAGTACagtgaaaactgtaaaatattattaaagtttcaaacagctgttttctgtgtggatatatgttaaaattattttttttgtgtgatgtgcagctttcagcatcattacttcagtcttcagtgtcacatgatcttcagaaatcattctaatatgctgatttgctgctcaagaaacatttctgattattatcaattttgaaaacagttatttttgagtttttcattttatttttcaggattcacagatcaAAGTCTTTTTCATGTGGTTAATATGCTTACCCATCTGAGACACACAGTCTGTCACCACACTGGCGTACTTCATCTCATCAGATGATTTTTCTTTCAGGAAGGGAAGACTTAAAGACATGAAGCATTGAAGATTTCATTAGTTCACATTCACTTCTGTAAACAGTCTGCTATAAAGACTTCAGGCTGACATCATACCCGCATATCTGCAGTAAATCACAGAGGATTCGGGCATATTCCGGATGATCGGACACTCTTTCAGCACAAAGGTTCATAATCTTAAAAATGTCAGCAAGGTCCCTCAAAAGCTGGACAGGTACATTTTAAGGAAAGGGTTGATCATgtcaccttcatcatcatcatcatcacaggaTTATTCCTCTGAGCCTCTCAGAGCATCATGTGGTGCATCACACCAAACATCACCTTAAATCTGAAGCTGGAAAATGCTGACAGTACTGCCGTTAACTGAGACTGTAGGGACTTCAGGATCCTAGAGGACACTGACATCACTGGAAATGATTATTCACAGTCAGTCACTACAAACGATGTGTGTCCTGCTTCCATAGCAAGTTCTAGTTTATTtgcacaatataaaatatatactataaaaactcagcttgaaaataatatttatgattttattagaTTGTTGAAGATCATGAGCTGATCACTTAGTAccctggtgttttgttttggacaTCGGATTGAtctttttctgcaatatatatatctatatatatatatttccgtTTTATCTTATGATTCTGAATGGAAGTTGGACTTTGCTGTAAATAGTTATTTAGTTAATTAGTCTTATAAATAaaggatgcaaaaaaatatttaaaagacatTCAAATATGTTCTTATTTATATTCTTCAACTTTGGAAACACCATTTTTAATGTTGTCATGACAGCGTCATCTACATCTAAACTTTTAGGATACATATCCTCGCTGGCATTGTTTCACCACTTTCTTCAAGATGAAAATCTGCCTTTCTTTTAAGGAGGCCTGGAAATGGAGATATGTTCAAATAAGCCAAGCACTGAATGAAAGAAGAAGTGAACATGGAATGGCATGCCCAGTTAACATTTTATCCTTAAGTATATATTTTCAGTACTTGTTTGAtactagtatcttttccattTATCTTATCCATTAACTTACCATTTAACTTAGTGTTTCAAGTACTAGTACATATTCATTGGCCACTTCTTAAGTTTTAGCTACtagtaacattttaaaagatatatagatactactaaaaaataaatagatattggTGCTTACTAATACATTCCGATAGTGACAagtaactattttaatatatactagTAGTTATTCATTAGGTAATAGTACTTAATTTTTAGATACAAGTACATATCATTAGAAACTAGTGGTTAATCATTATATACTAGTACTCATCAGATACTCTTACCTTCTTACCTagcatgtaatttattaattacatactggtatttattcattatatactTTCTAATTAAATAGACTCTAGTACTTATTTGTTActagtaagatttttattttattttgccaatatgattttttattgaactttacaGTGGCCATTCTCACTATTCACATcacaagagtaaaaaaaaagcagttgcaacTAGTAAGATACgatttgttactagtaacaattgcaaAAGGTACTAGTGTCTAAAAATAAGTAGTCCAACTAGCACTCAACAAACTACAAATACCTAtgaaataagtactagtatctaaagaaaacaacagtatttaataaataagtacttTTATGTAATGAATACTtactagtaaataaaaaaaaatactagtcaTTATTGGAATCCATACAACTCAGAGCTGAATAGTTGATGAATGACAGATCCAATAGAAGTCAAGGGTaaagatttgaaatgttttactagTAACAATAGAATAGTTACTAGACACTACTGAAATGAGTACTactagtatataataaataagaactagtatataataaatatataataaataaataataagtctctaatgaataagtactagtatggAAAAGTTACTGGCATGCCtagctaaaaactaaaaaaaacaaattgcattAGTAGCTAAATAATAGGAACTAGTAGCTAATAAATAAGTTCTAATAGTTGATGGGGAAGATACTAGTAGTTAAAGAATAAGTACTAATACGTTAGCATTAAATGTTAAGCCAGCTTGCCATACACTGAGTCTTACTGAGAGCGGATCCTGCAGCAGCTGAAGCACTCGAGAGAGATCGGTGACCCTCACAGCCTGGAAAACAGTGGTCAGTCAGAGAGACATGCAGAGaaacactgagacacactgagacacacgGAGACACACTGATATACAGAGatacactgagatacactgagacacactgataTAATGAGACACACTaagacacactgagatacactgagacacactgagacacacactgaGATACTGAGATACACTaagacacactgagatacactgagacacactgataTACTGAGACACACTaagacacactgagatacactgagacacactgatacacactgatacactgagacacactgataTACTGAGATACACTaagacacactgagatacactgagacacactgagatacactgagacacactgataTACTGAGACACACTaagacacactgagatacactgagacacactgatacacactgagatacactgagacacactgagatacactgagacacactgataTACTGAGACACACTaagacacactgagatacactgagacacactgatacactgagacacactgagatacactgagacacactgatatactgagacacactgagacacactgagatacactgagacacactgatacacactgatacactgagacacactgagatacactgagacacactgataTACTGAGACACACTaagacacactgagatacactgatacacactgagacacactgagacacactgagacacactgagacacactgaggcacacactgAGATACACACTGAGATACTGATATACACTaagacacactgagatacactgagacacactgagacacactgatacactgagacacactgagatacactgagacacactgagacacactgagacacactgagacacactgatacactgagacacactgagatacactgagacacactgataTACTGAGACACACTaagacacactgagatacactgagacacactgatacacactgatacactgagacacactgatacacactgaTACACTGatacactgagacacactgagatacactgagacacactgatacacactgaTACACTaagacacactgagatacactgagacacactgagacacactgagacacactgatacactgagacacactgagatacactgagacacactgataTACTGAGACACACTaagacacactgagatacactgatacacactgagacatactgatacacactgagacacactgagacacactgaggcacacactgAGATACACACTGAGATACTGATATACACTaagacacactgagatacactgatacacactgagacacactgatacacactgagacacactgaggcacacactgAGATACACACTGAGATACTGATATACACTaagacacactgagatacactgataCACTGAGGCACACTGatacactgagatacactgataCACTGatacactgagatacactgagacacacactgaGATACACACTGAGATACTGAGATACACTaagacacactgagatacactgatacacactgagacacactgagacacactgag
This window harbors:
- the cfap69 gene encoding cilia- and flagella-associated protein 69 isoform X2, encoding MLSSAPPASGFLHKPVLSERRLRSEAVRVTDLSRVLQLLQDPLSVRLSASLKERQIFILKKVVKQCQRGYLLRDLADIFKIMNLCAERVSDHPEYARILCDLLQICGLPFLKEKSSDEMKYASVVTDCVSQMGFLMRIPLPEVRRQICLSVSAFYSRDKHQHSSDGVCSTRADYRALMLERSGVSETLVMSLALTEEQLPVKLCLLQTLQILSRTSVNCKLMLRAQAAQKICFHMSEGDPSGELLFRSSEILWNLLENGSRQEVTSQLSSSDCIASLKDAFLHLLLKGFRHHERQLRNDLLVLLSLIAENPGAPLIESGFLKHLTPFLTFPELKSHNPLVRNLKLSFNQEDFEMKKLLLNIMVVLSRDLSALQLFREGRVMLALMLLVKPSSSAERSGRHRRRWTSSQQEELQLQALSTLSSLAPLMLEEYMTCQANTCLLLLIDCCLQHDSSSGRGHGLHGSSGRGGRRAQLRYCVRVLRSVTCVEHEPLRQDLCDQGAIGQLLALCPGVLRWFLGRPQDEDAVALEIQTDCLLLLSVLCEGDVHRKELFGRDGVELLIQYLSLDAALVFSGLGHNKLLLSSIDCLWSCVVGCLGAEDVFVERRGVDLMLQLLQRSPRHMLSPLVSTLLELCENPQAVTHLLHWSGERDTSASQLLLHIWRREEETTAVSRDPHGMITDVKRPIVSRHQESSSSSSSSPDVSAAVREVSENLRANIYCIFCKLGFEGLSGLSAEDHITLSIIHRYLDFKVGEVVHEVLSELLDEGVSPVVSDEAALKSVLQVTEATAESVRLLQQSILGRQQQEELQEEQLLYKEILFTQKQREIAAEAWRSYVARTSNYSILKEFKRLQEEQSTSEAYAPSDTETPEPPNTLSDQ
- the cfap69 gene encoding cilia- and flagella-associated protein 69 isoform X4 → MLSSAPPASGFLHKPVLSERRLRSEAVRVTDLSRVLQLLQDPLSASLKERQIFILKKVVKQCQRGYLLRDLADIFKIMNLCAERVSDHPEYARILCDLLQICGLPFLKEKSSDEMKYASVVTDCVSQMGFLMRIPLPEVRRQICLSVSAFYSRDKHQHSSDGVCSTRADYRALMLERSGVSETLVMSLALTEEQLPVKLCLLQTLQILSRTSEVNCKLMLRAQAAQKICFHMSEGDPSGELLFRSSEILWNLLENGSRQEVTSQLSSSDCIASLKDAFLHLLLKGFRHHERQLRNDLLVLLSLIAENPGAPLIESGFLKHLTPFLTFPELKSHNPLVRNLKLSFNQEDFEMKKLLLNIMVVLSRDLSALQLFREGRVMLALMLLVKPSSSAERSGRHRRRWTSSQQEELQLQALSTLSSLAPLMLEEYMTCQANTCLLLLIDCCLQHDSSSGRGHGLHGSSGRGGRRAQLRYCVRVLRSVTCVEHEPLRQDLCDQGAIGQLLALCPGVLRWFLGRPQDEDAVALEIQTDCLLLLSVLCEGDVHRKELFGRDGVELLIQYLSLDAALVFSGLGHNKLLLSSIDCLWSCVVGCLGAEDVFVERRGVDLMLQLLQRSPRHMLSPLVSTLLELCENPQAVTHLLHWSGERDTSASQLLLHIWRREEETTAVSRDPHGMITDVKRPIVSRHQESSSSSSSSPDVSAAVREVSENLRANIYCIFCKLGFEGLSGLSAEDHITLSIIHRYLDFKVGEVVHEVLSELLDEGVSPVVSDEAALKSVLQVTEATAESVRLLQQSILGRQQQEELQEEQLLYKEILFTQKQREIAAEAWRSYVARTSNYSILKEFKRLQEEQSTSEAYAPSDTETPEPPNTLSDQ
- the cfap69 gene encoding cilia- and flagella-associated protein 69 isoform X3, coding for MLSSAPPASGFLHKPVLSERRLRSEAVRVTDLSRVLQLLQDPLSVRLSASLKERQIFILKKVVKQCQRGYLLRDLADIFKIMNLCAERVSDHPEYARILCDLLQICGLPFLKEKSSDEMKYASVVTDCVSQMGFLMRIPLPEVRRQICLSVSAFYSRDKHQHSSDGVCSTRADYRALMLERSGVSETLVMSLALTEEQLPVKLCLLQTLQILSRTSEVNCKLMLRAQAAQKICFHMSEGDPSGELLFRSSEILWNLLENGSRQEVTSQLSSSDCIASLKDAFLHLLLKGFRHHERQLRNDLLVLLSLIAENPGAPLIESGFLKHLTPFLTFPELKSHNPLVRNLKLSFNQEDFEMKKLLLNIMVVLSRDLSALQLFREGRVMLALMLLVKPSSSAERSGRHRRRWTSSQQEELQLQALSTLSSLAPLMLEEYMTCQANTCLLLLIDCCLQHDSSSGRGHGLHGSSGRGGRRAQLRYCVRVLRSVTCVEHEPLRQDLCDQGAIGQLLGVLRWFLGRPQDEDAVALEIQTDCLLLLSVLCEGDVHRKELFGRDGVELLIQYLSLDAALVFSGLGHNKLLLSSIDCLWSCVVGCLGAEDVFVERRGVDLMLQLLQRSPRHMLSPLVSTLLELCENPQAVTHLLHWSGERDTSASQLLLHIWRREEETTAVSRDPHGMITDVKRPIVSRHQESSSSSSSSPDVSAAVREVSENLRANIYCIFCKLGFEGLSGLSAEDHITLSIIHRYLDFKVGEVVHEVLSELLDEGVSPVVSDEAALKSVLQVTEATAESVRLLQQSILGRQQQEELQEEQLLYKEILFTQKQREIAAEAWRSYVARTSNYSILKEFKRLQEEQSTSEAYAPSDTETPEPPNTLSDQ
- the cfap69 gene encoding cilia- and flagella-associated protein 69 isoform X1 gives rise to the protein MLSSAPPASGFLHKPVLSERRLRSEAVRVTDLSRVLQLLQDPLSVRLSASLKERQIFILKKVVKQCQRGYLLRDLADIFKIMNLCAERVSDHPEYARILCDLLQICGLPFLKEKSSDEMKYASVVTDCVSQMGFLMRIPLPEVRRQICLSVSAFYSRDKHQHSSDGVCSTRADYRALMLERSGVSETLVMSLALTEEQLPVKLCLLQTLQILSRTSEVNCKLMLRAQAAQKICFHMSEGDPSGELLFRSSEILWNLLENGSRQEVTSQLSSSDCIASLKDAFLHLLLKGFRHHERQLRNDLLVLLSLIAENPGAPLIESGFLKHLTPFLTFPELKSHNPLVRNLKLSFNQEDFEMKKLLLNIMVVLSRDLSALQLFREGRVMLALMLLVKPSSSAERSGRHRRRWTSSQQEELQLQALSTLSSLAPLMLEEYMTCQANTCLLLLIDCCLQHDSSSGRGHGLHGSSGRGGRRAQLRYCVRVLRSVTCVEHEPLRQDLCDQGAIGQLLALCPGVLRWFLGRPQDEDAVALEIQTDCLLLLSVLCEGDVHRKELFGRDGVELLIQYLSLDAALVFSGLGHNKLLLSSIDCLWSCVVGCLGAEDVFVERRGVDLMLQLLQRSPRHMLSPLVSTLLELCENPQAVTHLLHWSGERDTSASQLLLHIWRREEETTAVSRDPHGMITDVKRPIVSRHQESSSSSSSSPDVSAAVREVSENLRANIYCIFCKLGFEGLSGLSAEDHITLSIIHRYLDFKVGEVVHEVLSELLDEGVSPVVSDEAALKSVLQVTEATAESVRLLQQSILGRQQQEELQEEQLLYKEILFTQKQREIAAEAWRSYVARTSNYSILKEFKRLQEEQSTSEAYAPSDTETPEPPNTLSDQ